The Xiphophorus hellerii strain 12219 chromosome 6, Xiphophorus_hellerii-4.1, whole genome shotgun sequence genomic interval CCATCAGGTTTCTTAAAATGTCACCCCACCCTGAGCAGCTAGAATAGCTTAAACTCTTCTGGGAAGGCTGCCTGTCTTTTCTCCCCTGGTAACTGAgcaagaggcggggttcaccatGAACAGTCCTGAAGTTTGACTAGACTTTTTGCATTTCTGTAAACCTCAATCTGGGAAAACGTTGTTACAATGAGCAAGATGTGACTCAGGCCCGTGCAGAGACCACTGAAAGGGCAggtgctcaaaaaaaaaaaaagggcacatCTAACCGCATTCTAGGAAAGACTATTAACAAAACCACACAGCTTTCAgagcttaataaaaatgataaattacaaaattgtgAGACATACAATATAAGCTAAGGAAAAACTCTATATGGAGCATAACACTATGCATATGttagatattttattagtaatttCTTTCTGCAGGTCTATTTTGTTATAGGAAAGTATTGCAATATTCAAACCCGCAATTtagcaaaatatgtaaatcagAGCTGATGGTTTAGCTCcgatttacatattttgtctttACAGAATTAcactattaaaaatataaatattgtctTTTGCAGCTTGTGATTGAAGGTTACCTGTTTCCAAAACTGCCTCCAGggattttttctgaaaagtgttCCACTTTACCATAGCACACATATGGGACTCTGATCCACTGTGctctttaattttctgtaatGCTTTGTTCCATCTGTTTAATCCTATTGTCTTCCATGATTTGCGGAACATGTGCTTTTCTTCATTCAAAAAAACACgacagctaaaacaaaacatggaattTAAACTGGGAGAATACTCCAGCCATGGGTTACTCTTATACCATTTATTCTGAAAAGACCTTCCTTCTTCATTTTTAGGAAATGACAGCTCTGGTTGGCATGGTCCTTGGTTTACACAATTTTGGATAAATGCTTCATCATATTTTATGTTGAATTGCAAGACATGTGCTGGGTCATTTGGGTGTGGAAGGtccattaaaaatatgaatggcTTCTCTCTGACTTGTTGCTCTGCATTTTCATCCATagtgtttatttctgactgTTGTCCCTCTCCTTGCCTGTCTTCCTGTGTTGACTGCATTTCTGTGTCTTTGATTTCTGACTGTTGTCCCTCTCCTTGCCTGTCTTCCTGTGTTGTTGACTGCATTTTTGTCTCCTCCTCTGATCTATCACTTTCCTTCTGTCCATCTGGGAGCAAGAAACAAACTAATCATTATTCTACACCTAAATTTAGTACATCTTAgcataagaaaaacacaacagatgccctgtaatattaaatatattgttCACTACCAAAAGTTACATGTTGATAAtgttaagaacattttttttttttgttcgtaCCTGCAGTACTCGTTCTGACCCAGTCGGTCAACAATCCACTACCTTTTGCTGCATCTAtcaattcttttcttttttgtttctgccgTCTTTCTTTACGTGGCATCTTTGaactgaaaaaagcaaaacataatgaATTATGATAAGAACACTGTATTAACCACACTACCAATTATTTACCTTTGTGTTTAAACCAATATGTTTTTCAGTCCTTAGCACAACATAATATTAATTTCAGAGAAAAGGAGGCCTCTGCTGTGGAGCTCAATATGTTTCACAAttattctattaaaaatataataataacctcaattaaataaaatacaattgtgatcaatacattttgaattgaaacaatttttaaacaaaagttttgcttaaaaaaatttttttttaattaaaatcagagATTTATGTCtcaaagtgagaaaaattatttgtgaacaaacttatttgcTCATGTCATAAATCTTTTCTTGCTATTGTAAGTTTTTGTTTGCGATTCAAAGTTTTGCTTGCTTCTCACATGACGTCGTGGGCAGGGCCgaaaattgcaacaaaagaaTTCTGATGTgtgcaaataaaagtttgttttgcaaagaactttttaagttaacaagacaaaatttagttatttaattaaaaaaattaaaataaaactttttgtttaaaaaaaataaatcattataaTTCAAGCAGTTTTGTAAATTCTATTCCCCTTCAAGATACATTAACCTAATGCCAgaataaatgcaattaatatACATTATGCAGCAAAGGAAATTAGATAATCGGACATATATTCATTATAGAGAGATGATCGGTTTTGGATCGTTGATGTGGCCCCATCAGCAATAATGAAGAATGACCGCTATCATTAGCGATACAGGGAAGAAGCTTTTTAGTTATCTTGCTTTGCTACCAAACTCgttagctaacagctagctaaTAGGACAACAACAACAGCCTAATGTCTGTATGATAAAATACTGAATCGATAGATAAGAACAGTTTTTCCTtacttttccttccttcctcctccacGTTGAGCTCCGCAGTAAGCTACTGCGCAGTCTCACTGACTGAGCGGGAGGCAGCTGCTGTCTTTCTCCCCTGGAACGCATAGTTAAATCATGTTGTTAGTTAggcatttctaaaaatatttgggAAAACGGTGTTAAACACTGAGCGATGTGACTTTATTGAAGATAGTAAATCATGTGTTAAGTTaggtctaaaaataaataataaaactaagcAATGTTTAGGAGACTTGCTTTTACAATATAATAAAAACGGCTTTATTAAGATAGTTATGCTGGAACCTGCAGAAACAGGGTTTTAGGATAAAATATCTGTTGTCGTTTACAGAAATGGATGCTACAGCATCTTGAACAAAATTGGGAAACTTGAACTTGGTCTTGACAAATATCTAAGTGGATGATTTTAAAGGGATTTAGTTTCTGTTCACACATTGAGCTGCTCTGACCCAACAGGATATCTTTTACCTGTTGCCcaatttatacaataaaatcttgTGTCACCCTaccatctggaaaaaaaaaaagctcaactcCATGCTAAAGAAGATTATCTCTGATAAATGACTCAACAAAACGACTCCATTTCGTAAGCACAGACTGACTCAGAGAAATGTGCCCAGAAAGTTTCAGCCTGACGTTCAGCTTTGTGTTCCTAATGGGAACCAGAGGGAGACTTGTAAAAGGAAACACTTATTTCCTGTAGGACTGGAGAGTGACGTACATGAGAGTGAGCTTATTGCAGCTTTAGCGAGCTGGAATGTAACATCAGCAACTGGATCCCCCCATGAAGGATAAACCACacaaccaacacaaacacactcataAACATCAGAGCCGGACCAAGACGTGGTTGAGGGTCAGTGgaacagaaacagaggaaggGAACCAACTTCTTTAGGAGTGCCACCCACTTCGCCTTGACTCATGTTCTTCAAGGGTTTTATGGACGGCAGCAGTGGGGGGAAACATGTGGTCCTCACAGGGAACATAATCACTTCAAGTGTTCTGAAATAGGTGTCCTTGTATTTCAAAAGACTAAGGAGGGTGCTAACGTGACCATCAGATGCACTTGAGAATACTTTTCAGTGTCAAGCTTTTATATTTACATCCTTGGCAAAGCTATTAAAGCAACAttataaaatcacacacacaggGCTTGTATAGAAAATTGTACCCAGCCGGAGAAAGGTTTAGAGTACTGGACTGTAGATCCTGTCTGTAGAAGGGAACGGTTGCTAATTCGATTATATGAAAATATCACTGCCTGTGATTAAGCTCAGCTGTTGACTTAAAGAAGGATGTCATTAGATTTTGGATTAATGCGAAATCATCAGATTGGGAAGAAGGATGGAGGTCTGATAGCTTAGACTATAGCTTAGATAACACAAATGAATGTAGATGGATCAGATACAATTGGAAATTGGATTGgacttgttttaaaattgtcatGGACTTTCTAAACTAAATCAGGCAGACTTAATAGATGGACTCGTAGTATGAGTTATGTTTGCAGTGTTTGATGTTCTCTCGCAAACAGAGCCATCCACATTTCTGAGTAAATCTCTTTTTGGTGCTTTAAGGATACTAATTTTATTAGTGTTTCTTTTCATGTtagtttggaaaaataaaaaaaaatgaggaaGACATCAAGAGGAGGCTTTTTTTCAAGAACAGCAGGCTGAGACATTCATCACATTGCTGAAGGAAGTTTGGTGTACTGCCAACAAGGTGCAGAACACAATGTTAAATAGTTTGAGATGTTCTAACACTGACGTTGCTATGGAGAATCTAAGGAGTTCACTGTTGACTCTTATTTAGCTCCTACATAAACTCtagtaaaaaagtaatttttttaactaataGTGTTTTATTGTATCTTAAGCATATATACACAGATAAAAGGCCACACCTAAATTAAATTCCTCACGCTAAATTTGGTAACCCTCAGTGTACTgtattgtattttctgttggCAGGCTCATAGAACTTTATTACTTATGGCAAAATGACCTTTTGGGTCCAGTAGTGGATGGGGATGTACTAATGTTTGTATTTGCGGTCTTTAAAGCTTTATGGCAAACAAATTaccaaaaattcaaaatttgaatatttgcaTTCCTATTTCAGAGCTTTATGTGAGCTTAGTCAATTTTTAATCTTCTAAACGCTTGAgatcttcctcttccttctgctgatAATGTGGCATGTTTCACAAGTTTCCACAACAACGTGAGTCTCTTACCCATGTCAATAACTGACAAGCACTTCCTTTCCTTATCTAGAGAAGTCATTCAGAACATATGAGAAGGATGTTTAAAACAGATAATACCAAATGCTTTTGAGTTGcccttatttttttgttgtcttttcacTTGATGATGAAAACTAGCCACATATGTAACCAAAATTCAAACAGGCCTTGCAGTTTCAAATGAGCTATCACTCTTTCATACCTGCTGAGACCTATTCATACCATTTGTGGTTACTGGTAATTTAGTCCTGGCTTTCCTGGAAAGctgcttgttgttttgttgctttgcagGAGCTGATGTATCTTCAACTAAAAATTGGCGTTTTAGTCGACCCATCCAATCGCTCCTATTTTTTCATTATACGTTCTTCTTGCAGTCTAGATTCTGTTGTTTACAACAATTTTTTACACATTGTAAGACATTCATCCATATTCTGATTGATCAATTGGCACAAATCTCACTATGTATAGTGAGATACATACATAGTCACTATACTCACTATACATAGTGAGATTTACTATATGTAGAGATTTACAATCTCACTAGCTTGTATATTCTGCTCTAAATTGTATAggtaaacaaacacatttacaatgTTTCTTCAGTAACAATTTGTAATGCTTCCTATTGgttttcttgttattttgttttttttcttaatttatgaATCAGTTTGTGACAATATGTCGACACTTTCTTGCCAGTGcatattacttttaaaaagcgACGACctggaaaacctgaaaaactGGTCTTCTCCCCGGCTTTGTTTATAACTCATGGAGTCACGtccttttttttactcttaggATGCCTTTGTTTTACTCATAAATGACAGACATTTAGTTCCTGctgaaaagctgaaattaaagAATGTAGAGAAGTAAACAAGAAAATGCCTGGCGTGTAATCTGCTGATGTGAACTACAATGGCTCCCGACTGTTGGACGAGTTCTTTGAAGTGATCACATTTCCAAGAAGACAAACAGAACAGTCCGACTGTACAATGGAGCCTTGCTTCCAGGATTCTGTACTAGAGATTTCAGCAAGTGTGAGTTTGTTAGACTGCCAAGGCTGCATTTCTGAAcagacacattttaaacattctGATGAAGTTACAGTGCTGGGCATATTCATATTCGTAGGAACCCTTGGTGAGGGTCTgtaaaagcctttaaaaaaattcGAAGGTTTGGCTTAGAAAAATCCAAAAGTTTGGTCTCAAAACCTTCAGGGGGGAGAACGTTCTTTGCTCACAGAAATGACAGCAAGGCAGAGTTATTGGCACTTTAGTTCTTATTAGATTGAACAACCACccttttccaaataaaacaacactCTTCTCCTGTAACATTTAACATGGCTGCAGCATTCAGGTATCTCTGACATTTCTTCTTTCCACAATCTCTCAATCGTTCCGAGTCATTAGTCTTCTCCTCCTATGTTCCCCCACAGGTGATCTGTAGGATTTAGCATTGCAGTGaccatgaaaaatgtttgattttatgtcTTGCAAAACCAATTCTGGGTTGATTTGCCCAGGTGAGTTAGTTCATTTTCCTTCACACAAAGACCCATTTTCACTTTACTGGCAGGGCCgaaaaagttatttgttttaatgatgCCAGGTTACCATAAGTATTGAAAGCAGAACAGACCCAAGCATCACTGATCCTCTACCATACTCAACAGAGGGGTCGATACGCTGCCATTTCCAGTATTAATCCTTGGTTTCATGTCAGACAGCATCTCGTCTGGAGTGTTTGTTGCTGCAACACTATATGTTCATCCAAACAAAGCATCCGATTCCTCCAAAAGTCAGAATAGAGTTTGGCAAACAATGATATTCATAATAGGACAACGTAGGATAGGAGCATCCTATTAAATATTCTGGTATTTCAAAAAAGCCTTTCCCACATTCGATCTCTAAAGTTTTTATTCATCTCCGGAGAATGAATTGTAGATAAACACTAGAGATTactgaaaagatgttaaatattcTGAAGAAGATACCCTTTCCTGCTAATATCGTTACCCCCTTCGGCAAGAACAACctcaaaaatgcatttcttgTAGCCATCTACTAATCTGACATCTTTCTTCCACTCACTTTGAATTGTGAGGTTATTCCATGTTCTGCCTGGTTTTATGATAGAGTGAGGCTGCTAGCTTCTTCAGAGACATTTTAAGGTCTTAAAATTGTGCTCTGCTGTTTGGATGATTACTTAGTTGGTCTCATTTTATAAGCATATAGTGGGAGTTTCTTTGCCATTATGAGGGGTTCACACTAAGGTTTTCGGCCATACATATGAAACCTTGGTAGTTCATAAAAATGACTAGATTCAAGAAGTTTCAAATTATACaatattagagaaaaaaaatcatgatgaAAGGTAAAGTACAACTCAGAAGCAAAgtaaattaatttcaataaactttatttttgtcccATTTTTCCCCCAAAACATGACATACAAAACAGGTGACCAGAATTGAACATTTCCTAGTGTCAATACAGCAACATttacacaataaattaaaaaaaaagaacatgtataaataaaaaaaaataaataaagacattatGTGCCAAAAAATAAAGACTCTTCTGAATTGGCAGATGGCTTTCACAACACTGGGTGTTTTTGGGGAACACATGTAGGCAATACTTGCATTCCAGGTCACAGTTTTAAGGATACAACTCTGGATCAAGAAAGCAATGTAAACCAGAAGGATTACAGTACAGTACAACAGAATacaatgtcttcttttttccatAGTGGATATTATTGGGCTATATACTTCTAACAATTGTTCTAAAAGCTTATACCAGGTAGTGAGAGTGTAGTGCTATTGGATTTACTTTTGCTACTTGGCTCGAAATGCAAAAGTAAACTCCACCTTTAAAAACCCATCTGAAATCTTGCATGTAGCCAGCTTGACATTCATCAAAGGGTTGTTATTGCACTATACAGACATCCCTCAGAAAGGCACTTTTATCCAAACCTCCACACCCTCAGGTTCGTAAAGAACGCAGCCTCGTTTCCTGGCACTTGTGTAAGAGGACACACATTCACCTATTGCAAGTgaatttaaaactgaataattttttttttttaaaaccgaaacctttaatattttgttaaaatctaATACAATTTAACAcgggagtaaaaaaaaaaaaaaaaaaaggtagtcaaagaaaataaagcaaataaaagtgcaaaacaGTGTTTGTCCCTGTAGCATCTTGCGTACCGCATCAGTGAAATTTGcattgaagagaaaaaaaaaaaagtgacattgcAGCAAAATAAGCAATGGCTTAGTTTCGCCTTCATTTAATGAGCCTGAAAATATTGTGCGTGTGAGGTTCAGATCTTAAGTGATTTTTTGTTGGCTCatcttcagaaagaaaaaaaaagaaaaaaaagaatgtgcGCCACATTCCATAAAGGCCAGAAGTCGACTGAGGGAAGGAGGTTCTCTCTCTCAAGTCAAACTATTCTTAAATCCGAAAGCaactcagctttaaaaaaaaaaaaatcacagttgcaatcttcagggagggagaacttgctgctgaaatgctttttttaaaaaaaaaaaaaaaaaaaaaaaaacagagcctCACTGCATTTCAACCACAAGATCAACCCTTTTCATTTGCAAGcaatttgaacagttttgttttagtgtttagGAACCTTTGAGAAACCGTGCCTGCACAGTCAATCAACTGAAAGGCTGCAGGGTCATTGGTGCACAAAGATCAGCAAGAAGCAATAGTTTTGAGTGAGTAAAGGAGAGTCAAGTGGGTTTTCATGTTCGCTTCCCATCGTTTCAGACAAGGTACTAATCTCTTCTTTCAGGTATCAAAACCTTCCAAGTGGATACCTTTTGAGGCAAAAACTGGTAGGCACAAACCCTTCGGGCAGATGCTTCTTTGGGTAACTTCACCATCGCTCAATGTCATCAAGGTCATTCAAACCAATCACCCTGGCAACAGAAGTCCAGGAAAGATTGTCACTCCGTCAAATTGAGCAGGTTTTCATCAGTTAAAACAGGCTTCACCTGCCCTCTGCACTGCCttaaaaaagtcaacaaaaactAGCAAAGGCCTAGTaagggaaacaaaaacaaagtcagtaACTGGTCTGGCTGCTTCTGAAGTATCTGCCACTCAGCCTGTAAGACAGAGCTCTGCTCTCAGGCGTCAGTGTGGTGTTGGAGCAGCTGGACCACATATCTGAGTCGGTGACGTAGCTCAGCAGTGCAGCCCATCTCATTGAGCATGCTGAGGAGGTACGTGTACTGAGACGCGCTCCCGGCTGATGTAGGTGAGCAGGTAGGCGTCGTCAGACGACTTGCACAGGATGATCTTTGTGTGGTCGGTGTAGAAGTTCACCTGAAAGGAAAGagttgaaaacagttttaagcAAAGGCGAGACTAAGCTTTTAACAACTTGCTCCGTTTTAGAATCTGTGAGCTTGCTCCAACCTGCAGGGTGCCATTGTTGAAGAGCATGACAAGAGCATGGTCGGTCTTGACCCACTGAAGCAGCAGAGGAGGGGGTCCAGGAGCTTTGCTCCTCACAAGGAAGATCCCCACCCTGAGAGGAATAGAAATGTTTGGTTAGCTCGTCTTTGACTCCATTCTGCTGGTTTACTTTAATTGTACAGTTGCAGACAAAAGCTTCATACCTCCATCAGGTTCTGCTCCATGTAGTTGGCCATGAGTTCAACAATCTGCTTCTGGCTGCGAAGCTGCTCAGGGAGCGACTGGGTTGGGAATGTGAAGTGTTTGTTGTTGGTCAAGCAGTAGTGAACCGTCCTGTTGGGAAGGGAATTTTATTagataaaaatcttttaaaagtcAACTCTGACGTTTTTAAACATTATCTGAGCCACTTACTTGCGTTGGTCACAGAGGCTAAGATGCGTTCCCTCATTGAAGAGCACACCGATGCTTTGGTTGGAGAGCTGGTATCCAAAACCATACTTGTTGGAGTAGTCGACCCATTTTGTGACCCAAAGGAAGGACTGAGGCCTGGACAAGCAGGGCGGGTTTCTGGTAGCTGGGGAGAAGGTGATTTAGAAAAGATCGGGTTAAGAAACCTGCTGTTATTTAGAGTCCACAAGTCGGCATGTTATCAACGCCATTAATGCAATAAAAGGTGCATGGCTTAAAAAGTGTTGAGATGCTTTAGTCAGCAGATATTTCAAGGACTGAGGCTGAGGGCAAAGGagcagggaaaagaaaaaaaacaaaacaaaaaaaaaaaggtccgaGGGGAAACAAATTAGCCCAGACAAGCTCCTATTTACGTTAATGATTTGGCATCACTACCCGATGCTTCACATTAAGGTAAGcagcttttcatttctttgctaCAAATCGAATACTAATTATAACCCAGCTTTCCAAACTCACCTGCAGGCATGGTGGCCAGGCAGTTCTTCAACTCCTTCATGGCAGCTTCAGCCACAGCAGCAGGAGTCAGGACATCCTCACAGGCTGGTggggaaaacaagaaaatgccCATTACAAAATAAGCAAGAAAAGTGAGAGAAAGTCAGAAAATCAGACTTGAACAAAAACCTACGTTCAGTGCTGCTGGCCATGGTTCCCTTGAAGGAGCGGGAGATTGACTTCCTGGATTCCTCCTCAGCAGGAGTTTGTTCTAGGGGCACGGGACTGACCGGCTGATCAGTAGGAGAAGGTCcctgaaaggaaaacattattattaatgacACATtctgcattaaataaataataataaatacaggTCACAGAGAATGAAGGAATAATCCCAAGTTAGAGAAAGGCAACTGCAGACATGCTCTAGATCGAGAATGAGTCAATGCTTGCAAACTCTTCCAGCTCCTGCAGCAATGTTGCAACATCTACTGCATCATAAATGACTGGCACGCCATTGGGTTTTGCTTTAAGCTTGCAAATGCAAGATGCAAAGAGGTGAAACGGCTTTAATGCGCAATGCCATGTGACCACAGTAATTTGTTTGGAATCATCTGTCACAgttgagattaaaaacaaaacaaaaaaaaaaattaaattccagTTAATCATTCCAAGTACATTGATCAAGGAAACATCCAgttcttaaaacaaaacaatgtggCTCTATAAATAGAAGCTGGACCAGTCAGTTTAGGGGATGGGCCAACTGAGCATCCTGCTGCTGTGGCATTTAGTGTGCCCTGGTGGTTGATAACCACCTTTTATAATGAGCACATCGTGTGCATGTGTTCTcaaataaaagtgtttaaaCAGACCTCAAAATTAGCTTCCCCCTtaatgatttaaagaaaaacaaaaaacccacatTAAGTCTCACAATAAGCATCTAGCACAAGTCGTCTGTGGCAAATTTCTTACTTAAACGCCTCTAACAATAACTTGTATGCAAATATCCAAAACTTTATATAGTCACCTTGTGTTTACTCTTAATTATCTTTTTGGTGAATGCATTtcaaacaattttgaaaaagaaactacCCTTCATATTAAAAGAAATCTACTGCTCCCCACTTCAACACCATGTATACTGAGGTCTTAGCATGCGATACTGTGCCAGCTTTGAGTTTCAGCTGCCAGAATGACTtgccagttcttcttcttttaattaaactaggttgccatttgcttggAAGAGCAAGGGGACATTTAAATcgcatacaaaaaaaaaaaaaaaggcaataagACGTACCTCATTGGCTCCCACTGTTTTGTAGCTTATCTGCCTGTTGATGGAACACTTTACAATGCCCGACACCAGCTTGGAAATGTCTTTGTCGTCTTTTTCCTCACATGGAATCTTCTCTGCTGTGAAGAGAATTGCGGTTCTAATGAGCCACGGCCCTTTGAAAGGTTTCAAGCCAAAAGCCTGAATGCGGTCCAGTAGGTTCATTAGCTTTTAAGGCTATATTTAAAACTGTGGAGTGACTGTACCGCTTACCTTTTGCCTTTTTCTTGCCAAAGAAGCTCTTTGCCATTTTAGTGAAGAATTTCTTGGCAGGGCTTGGCGGATGGAGCTCTGGTACCATTACACAGCTGCTGGGAGGGAGTTTGTCAGGGGTGAAACCCTGAAaatgaagagagaaaacaagaaaaaaggtCAATCTTTGTCACGGAACAACAAAGACACTAACCATGAGATGATAGCATAACGTTATTATGCAAACTGTGACAGTGCTGGGAAATGACATACTTTGGAGAAGAATTCATGGTTGAGAATTTGATCCAGAGTTAGTCTGTCGCTGGGGTTTTTCTGCAAGATGCTAGagatgagtttctgtgcagCGGGGGAGATTGTGGAGGGGAGAGTGTATCGGACTTCCTTTATACACTTGTACGTCTCTTTCAAGTCGAGCGTTTCAAAGGGAGGGTTGCCGCACATCAGCGTGTACCTATGAAGATGAAACCAGAGACACCATTGGTCAGTTtcgcacaaaaaaaaaaaatcatttcagtaCGCGAGGTCTGCGGAGCCACTAAACCAAACTCACATGACGCAGCCGAGCGACCAAACGTCCGACTCCGTGCCGTGGCCCTGCCTGTTTAGCACCTCAGGGGCCAAGTAGTTAGGAGTTCCACAGATGGTTCTGAGAAAACAGGTGCATGTTTGAGTACCGAGTAGAATTCAAAACAGTTTCTATTATGCAACAGTGTCAAAGAGAGCGAGCtgaagtcttttgttttttcctgctaCACTCATTCTGGTATGCCACAGGAAGATCTCAAAGTACTGAAACTCTGATCTAAGCCCTACATTCAACTGCCATTTGGAAACTGGTTCGGGCAGGTACTTGCAGGAGGAAAGCAGTGGGAGGAGGAAACTGCTTAGTAACTGAGGTAATGGTTTTAGGTTAAGCTactttgagcaaaaaaaaaaaaaaggccaatttGGTCTTGCCGGAAAAATGACTCAAATGTGCTccaattatttttagtattcaaagattttgttttaaatcaagcaCTCACTTTTTCCTCTGTTCAACCGTCTCCAACTTGGCAGCGAGGCCAAAATCGCCAAGCCGCAACTCCATGTTCTCATTGATGAAGAAGTTACCTGAAAGGGACAAATGCCTTTATTAAGACAGCATTCCACGGAGGACATGTACGCGACTAAAGCAGCATCAGATTACCGGGATGCCTTAGTGCAGTTT includes:
- the plk3 gene encoding LOW QUALITY PROTEIN: serine/threonine-protein kinase PLK3 (The sequence of the model RefSeq protein was modified relative to this genomic sequence to represent the inferred CDS: inserted 2 bases in 1 codon; deleted 1 base in 1 codon) translates to MDSGCFNAAQRISCHNMNADLIKPVAERGHHQSSASTKNSRNKPEHGKPELAQVVTDPKTGRSYSKGKLLGKGGFARCYEMTDLSNNKMYAVKVIPQSRVSKPHQREKITNEIDLHRSLSHKHVVKFSHYFEDHENIYIFLELCSRKSLAHIWKERRTLTAPEVRYYLRQIISGLKYLHSRGILHRDLKLGNFFINENMELRLGDFGLAAKLETVEQRKKTICGTPNYLAPEVLNRQGHGTESDVWSLGCVMYTLMCGNPPFETLDLKETYKCIKEVRYTLPSTISPAAQKLISSILQKNPSDRLTLDQILNHEFFSKGFTPDKLPPSSCVMVPELHPPSPAKKFFTKMAKSFFGKKKAKAEKIPCEEKDDKDISKLVSGIVKCSINRQISYKTVGANEGPSPTDQPVSPVPLEQTPAEEESRKSISRSFKGTMASSTEPCEDVLTPAAVAEAAMKELKNCLATMPAATRNPPCLSRPQSFLWVTKWVDYSNKYGFGYQLSNQSIGVLFNEGTHLSLCDQRKTVHYCLTNNKHFTFPTQSLPEQLRSQKQIVELMANYMEQNLMEGGDLPCEEQSSXGPPPLLLQWVKTDHALVMLFNNGTLQVNFYTDHTKIILCKSSDDAYLLTYISRERSQYTYLLSMLNEMGCTAELRHRLRYVVQLLQHHTDA